A genomic segment from Syntrophotalea acetylenivorans encodes:
- a CDS encoding DUF362 domain-containing protein: MQRPCATAEFISYEETIPSLLKNIGAPELLRRQQRILIKPNLVNASPPPVTLPVAACAALVRACRQWSDAEIIIAEGTGEKHLTTDEVFAIHGYDRLAKEEGIELVDLNEAGLIELRDPRNKVFPTFMMPRLVMESFVLSAAVLKAHSLSTVTLSMKNMIGVAPPAYYQRGGHWKKSAFHKQMQSSIFELNRYRKPDLAFIDASIGLSDYHLGGPTCDPPVNKLVGGFDPVAVDAVGSELLGFPWQQVGHIKMADGELGRADSFPPIHE, translated from the coding sequence ATGCAACGACCCTGCGCCACAGCCGAATTTATCTCTTACGAAGAGACCATTCCCTCCTTGCTGAAAAACATCGGCGCGCCCGAACTGCTCCGCCGCCAGCAGCGCATCCTGATCAAACCCAACCTGGTCAATGCCTCCCCGCCGCCGGTAACTTTGCCGGTGGCCGCTTGCGCCGCCCTGGTGCGAGCCTGCCGCCAATGGAGCGACGCGGAGATCATCATCGCCGAGGGAACCGGCGAAAAACATCTGACCACCGATGAGGTATTCGCCATCCACGGCTACGACCGATTGGCAAAAGAAGAGGGAATCGAGCTGGTCGACCTCAATGAAGCGGGGTTGATTGAACTGCGCGATCCGCGCAACAAAGTCTTTCCTACCTTTATGATGCCACGCCTGGTGATGGAGAGCTTTGTCCTCTCTGCCGCAGTCCTCAAGGCCCATTCCCTATCCACCGTCACCCTGAGCATGAAAAACATGATCGGCGTGGCGCCACCGGCCTACTACCAGCGCGGCGGTCATTGGAAAAAGTCGGCCTTTCATAAACAGATGCAGAGTTCGATCTTCGAGCTGAACCGCTATCGGAAACCAGACCTGGCCTTCATCGACGCCAGCATTGGCCTTTCCGATTATCACCTCGGCGGGCCGACCTGCGATCCGCCGGTCAATAAACTGGTGGGCGGTTTCGACCCCGTAGCCGTTGATGCTGTCGGCTCCGAGCTGCTCGGCTTTCCCTGGCAACAGGTAGGGCATATCAAAATGGCGGATGGGGAGTTGGGCAGGGCTGACTCTTTTCCCCCAATCCACGAATAG
- the creD gene encoding cell envelope integrity protein CreD, with the protein MENQLDLVKKTSQYIKRSITLKIISVGILILLLLIPASMVKGLIRERQQRRDTVVREISQKWGDSQTITGPFLTVPFKTYYKDDRGKTRFNLKYLHFLPETLDISGDMTPEVRYRSLFEAVLYNTRLTFNGNFKLPPASQLNVEPKNILWNKACLSLGITDMRGIREKIVLAFNGVEYNANPGLKTTDLAGAGVSTLVQPLSAQASNAFSFDLNLNGSEQIDLIPVGETTTVRMTSPWPSPSFNGAFLPVTREVSKEGFTADWKVLHLNRNFPQFWQGSKYKVTPSAFGLELIMTADIYQKSTRLAKYAVMFLVFTFFAFFFSEIINKRRIHPIQYLLVGMAILIFYTLVLSLSEYIPFNLAYILSAGSVTLLVSGYAWAIISNSKFALTIAGILSILYCYLFIVLQLEDYALILGSVGLLVILALVMYVTRKIDWYEVEAVAREDGK; encoded by the coding sequence ATGGAAAACCAGCTGGATCTCGTCAAAAAAACCTCTCAATACATCAAACGCTCCATCACCCTGAAAATCATCTCCGTCGGCATCCTGATCCTGTTGCTGCTCATACCGGCCTCGATGGTCAAGGGCCTGATCCGGGAACGCCAGCAGCGGCGCGATACGGTGGTCCGGGAGATCAGCCAGAAATGGGGCGACAGCCAGACCATCACCGGGCCCTTTCTGACCGTGCCCTTCAAGACTTATTACAAGGACGACCGGGGCAAAACCCGCTTCAATCTCAAGTACCTGCATTTTCTTCCCGAAACACTCGACATCAGTGGCGACATGACTCCGGAGGTGCGTTATCGCAGCCTCTTTGAAGCAGTGCTGTACAACACCAGACTGACCTTTAACGGCAACTTCAAGCTGCCCCCTGCCAGTCAGCTGAACGTCGAACCAAAAAATATCCTCTGGAATAAGGCCTGTCTTTCCCTCGGTATCACCGACATGCGCGGCATCCGGGAGAAGATCGTCCTGGCCTTCAACGGGGTCGAATACAATGCCAACCCGGGACTCAAAACCACCGACCTGGCCGGAGCCGGGGTCAGCACCCTGGTCCAGCCCCTCTCGGCGCAAGCATCCAACGCTTTTTCCTTCGACCTGAACCTGAACGGCAGCGAGCAGATCGACCTGATCCCCGTCGGCGAAACCACCACCGTCCGCATGACCTCGCCCTGGCCTTCGCCCAGTTTTAACGGCGCCTTTCTGCCGGTAACCCGTGAAGTGAGTAAAGAGGGTTTTACCGCCGACTGGAAGGTGCTGCACCTGAACCGGAACTTCCCTCAGTTTTGGCAAGGCTCCAAGTACAAGGTCACCCCGTCGGCCTTCGGCCTTGAGCTGATCATGACCGCCGATATCTATCAGAAGTCGACGCGGCTGGCCAAATACGCCGTCATGTTCCTGGTCTTCACCTTTTTTGCCTTCTTCTTCTCCGAAATCATCAACAAGCGACGCATCCACCCGATCCAGTACCTGCTGGTCGGCATGGCCATCCTGATTTTCTACACCCTGGTCCTGTCATTGTCCGAGTACATCCCCTTCAACCTGGCCTACATCCTGTCGGCGGGCTCGGTGACCCTGCTTGTCTCAGGCTATGCCTGGGCCATCATCTCCAACAGCAAGTTCGCCCTGACCATCGCGGGGATTCTGAGCATCCTCTACTGCTACCTGTTTATCGTGCTGCAGCTCGAGGATTATGCGCTGATTCTAGGGAGTGTCGGGCTGTTGGTGATTCTGGCGCTGGTGATGTATGTGACGCGGAAGATTGATTGGTATGAGGTTGAAGCTGTGGCGCGGGAAGATGGAAAATAG
- a CDS encoding IS30 family transposase: MKNYTQLAQEQRYQIYALKKAGHSQSKIAEVLGVNKATISRELKRNCGQRGYRPKQAHQLAQKRHREKPRIRITAETWSLIKSRLRLDWSPEQISGWLRRTGRPSASHERIYQYVLADKSTGGDLYKHLRCQKQRKKRYGARDRRGQLPDRQCIKTRPAIVEHRSRLGDWELDTVIGKGHKQAIVSLTDRKARLALIAKVERKTADQVATTIIRLLSPHDDRVHTLTSDNGKEFARHKDIAKALTADFYFARPYASWERGTNENMNGLIRQYFPKDRDLRTVTDEEIQFAMERLNNRPRKCLGYRTPNEVFFSKESVALVS; the protein is encoded by the coding sequence ATGAAAAACTACACGCAGCTTGCCCAAGAGCAAAGATACCAGATTTACGCTCTCAAGAAAGCAGGGCATTCGCAATCTAAAATCGCCGAGGTGCTCGGAGTAAACAAGGCAACGATCAGCCGTGAACTCAAGCGCAACTGCGGGCAACGGGGCTACCGCCCCAAGCAAGCCCATCAGCTGGCTCAAAAAAGACATCGGGAAAAGCCTCGCATTCGAATCACCGCTGAGACTTGGTCCCTGATCAAAAGTCGTCTTCGGCTCGACTGGAGCCCCGAGCAGATTTCTGGCTGGCTGCGCAGAACCGGTCGCCCCTCGGCGAGCCATGAACGAATCTACCAATACGTTCTGGCGGATAAGAGTACTGGAGGCGACCTGTACAAACATCTACGCTGTCAAAAACAACGCAAGAAGCGTTATGGCGCTAGAGACCGTCGCGGCCAGCTACCTGATCGACAATGTATCAAGACCAGACCCGCCATTGTAGAGCATCGTTCTCGCCTGGGCGATTGGGAGCTTGATACGGTTATCGGCAAAGGGCATAAGCAGGCCATTGTTTCGTTAACGGACCGCAAAGCTCGCCTAGCCCTAATTGCAAAAGTTGAGAGAAAGACCGCTGACCAAGTGGCAACAACGATCATCCGATTACTCAGTCCCCATGACGATCGAGTTCATACGCTGACCTCGGACAACGGCAAAGAGTTTGCCCGACACAAGGATATTGCCAAGGCCCTAACAGCCGATTTTTACTTTGCTCGACCCTACGCATCATGGGAGCGAGGGACCAACGAAAACATGAACGGCCTGATTCGCCAGTATTTTCCCAAAGACCGTGACTTGAGAACGGTTACTGACGAAGAAATTCAGTTTGCGATGGAGCGGCTGAATAATCGACCAAGAAAGTGCCTTGGTTATCGAACCCCGAACGAGGTATTCTTCAGCAAGGAATCCGTTGCACTTGTTAGTTGA